The following DNA comes from Riemerella anatipestifer ATCC 11845 = DSM 15868.
TCCTCTACCAATTCTTTTAGAATTATGTGTAGAACCTTTAGCTGGTTTTATGTTATTTAAATTCATTTGTTTTAAATTTAAGATTGAAGATTCAAAACTAGGAGGTCCTATTCAATCACAAAACCTCCTGTTTATTATCTAAATTTCTATTTTTGAACTTCTACTAAGTGCTGTACAGCAGCTACCATACCTAATATAGCAGGTGTAGCTTCGTGCTCTACTACTTGATGTAACTTTCTAAGACCTAAAGCTTCAAGGGTTCTCTTTTGAGTTTTAGTTCTACCAATAGCACTTCTTACTTGTTTTACTTTAATTGTTGCCATTTTTTCAAAATTAACCGTTAAATACTTTACTCAATGTTACACCTCTCATTCTTGCGATTTCTTCTGGTCTTCTGATATCTAACAAAGCTTTGAAAGTTGCTTTTACCACATTGTGCGGGTTAGAAGAACCTTTTGACTTTGAAAGAATGTCATGTACACCAGCTGATTCTAGCACTGCTCTTACCGCACCACCTGCGATAAGCCCTGTACCGTGAGAAGCAGGTCTCAAGAAGATATTAGCTCCACCATATCTGGCTGTAGTTTCGTGCGGAATTGTATGGTTTACAACAGGAACTTTTACTAGGTTTTTCTTAGCATCTTCTACTGCTTTGGAAATTGCAGAAGCTACTTCTTTAGATTTTCCTAATCCGTAACCTATAACACCATCTTCATTTCCTACCACCACGATTGCTGAGAAGCCGAAAGCTCTACCTCCTTTAGTAACCTTAGTAACTCTATTAACAGCCACTAAACGATCTACTAATTCTAAACCTCCAGGTTTTACTCTTTCTATATTATCTAATCCTAACATAATTTTTTAACTTTTAAAATTTCAAACCTCCTTCTCTAGCACCATCAGCAAGAGCTTTTACTCTACCGTGATACACAAAACCATTTCTATCAAATACTACTTTCTCATACCCTGCAGCAATAGCTTTCTGAGCGATAGCTTTACCAACAGCCGTTGAAATTTCTACTTTTGTTCCTTTAGCATCAAAACCTTTCTCTCTTGAAGAGGCTTGTACTAAAGTTTTACCTTCTTTATCATCAATAAGCTGAGCATAGATTTCTTTATTACTTTTGAATACAGATAATCTTGGTGCTGCTTGAGTTCCGGAAACTTTTCCTCTAACTCTTCTCTTTATTCTTAATCTTTTCTGTTCTTTACTTAGTGCCATTTTCTTAAATTTTAAGCAGATTTACCAGCCTTTCTTCTAATTTGTTCTCCTACAAATCTAACCCCTTTACCTTTATATGGCTCAGGTTTTCTGAAAGATCTAATTTTTGCAGCTACCATACCCAATAATTGCTTATCATAAGATGATAAAGTAATGATAGGGTTCTTACCTTTCTCTGTTACAGTTTCTACCTGAACTTCAGAAGGAAGCTCTAGTATAATACCGTGAGAAAAACCAAGAGCTAATTCTAATCTTTGTCCTTGATTAGATGCTCTATAACCAACTCCCACAAGCTCTAACTTCTTAGTAAAACCTTCAGAAGTTCCAACTACCATGTTATTGATTAGTGCTCTATAAAGTCCGTGAAGAGCTTTATGCTGTTTAGACTCAGACGGTCTGTTAACTGTAAGTACACCGTCATTTTGTTCTATAGTAATACCTCCTGTAAGTTCCTGAGTAAGTTCTCCTTTAGGACCTTTTACAGTTACCACACCGTCTTTCTCAGTGATAGTAACCCCAGAAGGAATTGTTATAATTGCTTTACCAATTCTTGACATTTTCCTTTTATTAAAAATTAATATACATAGCAGATTACCTCTCCACCTACTTTCTCTAATCTCGCTTTTTTGTCAGTCATCACTCCTTTAGAAGTAGATATAATAGCTACACCTAAGCCATTAAGTACTCTTGGAAGTTCTGCAGAACCTTTGTACTGTCTTAAACCAGGTCTAGAAGCTCTTTGGATAGACTTAATTGCTGGTTTACCAGTTTGTTTGTCGTACTTTAAAGCGATTTTAATAGTTCCTTGAACTGCATTGTCTTCAAACTTGTAGTTCAAGATATAACCTTGATCAAATAAGATTTTAGTAATCTCCTTTTTGATTTTCGATGCAGGAATTTCCACCACTTTGTGGCCTGCGCTTTGTGCGTTCCTTACTCTAGTTAGGAAATCTGAAATTGGATCTGTTACCATTTTTCGTTTTTTAAAATTATTGGTTTATGATAATCAGTATTTGAAGGCTTTAAAGTTAAAGGCAAAAGCTAAATATCTTCAAAGCCCTCAAACTTAATTATCTTGATTTGTTAAAAATTATTACCAACTTGCTTTTTTAACTCCAGGTATTAAACCTTGGTTAGCCATTTCTCTAAAAGTTACTCTAGAGATACCGAAAGTTCTCATGTATCCTCTGGGTCTTCCTGTAAGCTTGCAACGGTTATGCAACCTTACTGGCGAAGCATTTTTAGGTAATTTTTGTAATGCTTCATAATCTCCAGCTTCTTTTAGAGCTTTTCTTTTAGCAGCATATTTAGCAACTAGTGCTTCTCTTTTGCGCTCACGCGCTTTCATTGATTCTTTAGCCATTCTTCTTAGTTCTTTTTAAATGGTAAACCGAAATGAGTTAATAAGGCTTTAGCCTCTTTATCTGTTCTAGCACTTGTTACGAAAGTGATATCCATACCTTGTATTTTTTTCACTTTATCAATAACAATCTCAGGGAAGATAATTTGCTCAGTAATACCTAAGTTATAGTTCCCTCTACCGTCAAAACCATCAGCTTTGATTCCGTTAAAATCTCTAATTCTAGGTAGAGCAGAAGATGTAAGTCTATCTAAAAACTCGTACATTTTATCTGCTCTTAGCGTTACCTTTGCACCAATAGGCATACCTTTTCTTAGTTTGAAAGAAGCTTCATCTTTCTTAGAAAGAGTACCTACAGCTTTTTGTCCGGTAATTGCCGTTAATTCTTCCACTGCATAATCTACGATTTTTTTATCCGCAGTAGCAGCTCCTAAACCTTGGGATACAACGATTTTCTCTAATTTAGGTACTTGCATTACAGACTTATACCCAAACTCTTCCATCATTGCAGGAACAATTTTCTCTTTATATAATTTTTTAGGTCTTGCTATATATTCCATCGTTCTTTATTATAAAGTTTTACCAGTAGTTTTAGCTACTCTTACTTTCTTATCTCCTTCCATTTTATATCCCACTCTAGTAGCTTTTCCGTTTTCATCCATCAAAGCTACATTAGATATATGGAGAGAAGCTTCTTTCTCTACGATACCACCTTGAGGGTTTGCAGCTGAAGGCTTAGTATGTTTTTTAACAATATTTACACCTGCTACTATCACTCTAGGATCTTTACCTTCTTTTCTGATTACCTCAAGAACTTCTCCTTTGCTTCCTTTATTTTTTCCAGTGGTAACGATAACATTATCACCTCTTTTAATTTTAACTTTTGTCATTGTTTTAAAATTTTTAAAATTAAAGTACTTCAGGAGCTAATGAAATAATCTTCATATATTCCTTATCTCTTAATTCACGAGCAACTGGTCCGAAAACACGAGTTCCTCTCATCTCTCCAGCAGCATTTAAAAGAACACAAGCATTGTCATCAAAAGAGATGTAAGATCCATCTTTTCTTCTAACTGCTTTTTTAGTTCTCACTACTACTGCTTTAGATACTTGCCCTTTCTTAGCATTTCCTGTAGGAGTAGAATCTTTGATAGTCACTACGATTTTATCACCCACAGATGCATATCTTCTTTTGGTACCTCCCAAAACTCTGATTACTAATACTTCTTTAGCACCAGTATTATCAGCTACTTTTAATCTTGATTCTGTTTGTAACATTACTTAGCTCTTTCTATGATTCTTACTAATCTCCATCTTTTATTTTTGCTCAAAGGTCTTGTTTCTTGGATAAGAACAGTATCGCCTTCGTTACACTCGTTGTTTTCATCGTGTGCGGTATATTTTTTCGTTTTCAAAACGAACTTACCGTACATTGGGTGCTTCATTTTCATAGTCTCACTAACAACAATGGTCTTTTCCATTTTATTGCTCGAAACTACTCCGATTCTTTCTTTTCTTAAATTTCTTTCCATAATAAAATGAAATTCTTATTGTTTGTTAGTTAGTTCAGTTTCAAGTCTTGCGATAGTCTTCCTCAAATCTCTGATTTGGATAGGATTTTCAATTGGGCTAATTCTGTGAGCTAATTTAAGTTTCCCATAAGTAGCTTTCACTTCTACCAATTTACTTTTTAAATCCTCTACGCTTAGATTTTTAATTTCAGCTTTTTTCATTTCTAAAAGATTTATCGAGGTTTAACAAAATCGTTTGCTACTACAAACTTAGTAACTACAGGAAGTTTCTGAGCTGCAAGTCTTAAAGCTTCTTTAGCTACTTCGTAAGGAACACCTCCTACTTCAAACATGATTTTACCTGGCTTCACTACAGCTACCCAATATTCTACAGCACCTTTACCTTTACCCATACGCACTTCTGCAGGCTTTTTAGTAACTGGCTTATCTGGGAATATTTTAATCCATAGCTGTCCTTCTCTCTTCATATATCTAGTTGCAGCGATACGAGCTGCCTCTATTTGTCTTGCAGTAATCCAAGCACCTTCTGTAGCTTTAATACCGAATGTTCCGTAAGCAAGCCTATGTCCTCTGTTGGCATTGCCTTTCATTTTCATTTTATGAACCTTACGGAATTTGGTTCTTCTTGGTTGTAACATAATTTTATATATTAGATGTTAGATGTTAGATGTTAGATTGAAAAAAATTAAATTCAGCTCTTGTAACGGAAGATCTAATTTCTAATTTCTATCTTCTAACTCTAATTAAATTATTTTCTTTCTCTTCTTTTATTACCAGAAGATTTTTTCTGAGTACCTACTAATGGAGAAAGTTCTCTCTTACCATATACTTCTCCTTTCATTATCCATACCTTAACACCTAATCTACCATAAGTAGTGTGTGCTTCTGCGATATGGTAATCTATATCAGCTCTGAAAGTAGATAACGGAATTCTTCCTTCTTTGAAAGACTCACTTCTTGCCATTTCAGCACCGTTTAATCTTCCTGAAATTTGGATTTTAATTCCCTCTGCTCCCATTCTCATAGCTCCTGCGATAGCCATTTTAACAGCTCTTCTGTAAGAAATTCTGTTTTCAATTTGCTTAGCTACGCTATCTGCTACTAATACAGCATCTAACTCAGGTCTTTTAATTTCAAAGATATTGATTTGAACATCTTTACCAGTAAGTTTCTTTAACTCTTCTTTTAGTTTATCTACTTCCTGACCACCTTTACCGATGATAAGTCCCGGTCTAGCAGTAGTAATAGTTACAGTAACTAACTTAAGGGTTCTATCAATATAAATTCTTGAAATACCACCTTTAGATAATCTTGCCTCAAGATATCTTCTGATTTTGTAGTCTTCTGCGATTCTGTCTCCATAATCGTTTCCTCCAAACCAGTTAGAATCCCATCCTCTGATGATACCTAGTCTATTACCAATTGGATTTGTTTTCTGTCCCATATCTTGATTATTGATTATCTGTTTTTGAACCTAATACTAATGTTACATGGTTAGATCTTTTTCTAATTCTGTAACCTCTACCTTGTGGTGCAGGACGCAATCTTTTCAACTGTCTTGCACTATCTACATATATTTCCTTAACGAAAAGGTTAGCCTCTTCTATATCAGCTCCTTCATTTTTGTTTTGCCAGTTAGCAATTGCAGAAAGAAGAAGTTTTTCTAATTTATTAGAAGCCTCTTTTTTAGAATATCTAAGGATATATAGAGCTTTATCTACATTTTCTCCTCTAATGATATCAGCAACGAGTCTCATTTTTCTTGGAGAAGAAGGGCAATCATTAAGACGTGCTTTTACCACATCTTGATTTGCTGCTTTACGTGCTATTGCACTATCTTGTTTTCTTTTTCCCATAATGATTATCTGCTACCTTTATTTTTATTACCTGAGTGACCTCTAAAAGATCTCGTTGGAGAAAATTCACCTAACTTATGTCCTACCATATTTTCAGTTACATAAACAGGTATGAAAGACTTACCATTATGTACTGCTATAGTTTGACCTACCATGTCTGGAGAAATCATAGATGCTCTAGACCATGTTTTAATTACCGTTTTCTTTCCTGATTCTATATTCGCTTGAACCTTCTTCTCTAATGAATGGTGAATGAAAGGTCCTTTTTTAAGTGATCTTGCCATAATTATTTTCTTTTGGATACGATGTAACGGTTAGACACTTTATTTTTCTTTCTAGTCTTGTAACCTTTAGCTGGTTTACCGTTTCTAGATCTAGGGTGACCTCCTGAAGATCTACCTTCACCACCACCCATTGGGTGATCTACTGGGTTCATTGCTACAGCTCTAGTTCTTGGTCTTCTACCTAACCATCTGCTTCTACCTGCTTTACCAGATACAGTAAGCTGATGGTCTGAATTAGACACAGAACCAATCATAGCCATACACTCTACTAGAATCATTCTAGACTCTCCTGAAGGCAATTTAACGATAGCAAACTTACCATCTCTAGAAGTAAGCTGTGCAGAAGAACCTGCACTTCTTGCTAAGATAGCTCCTTGTCCAGGTCTAAGCTCTATACAAGAGATAACAGTACCTAGAGGAATATCCTTTAATTTCATTGCATTACCTACATCAGGTGTAGCTGTTTGTCCAGAAACTACAGTTTGTCCTACTTTGATACCGTTAGGAGCAATCATGTATCTCTTTTCTCCATCAGCATACTCTAATAAAGCGATGAACGCAGTTCTGTTTGGATCGTATTCCACAGTTTTTACAGTTGCCTTAACATCAAATTTGTTTCTTTTGAAGTCAATAATTCTGTACTTTCTTTTGTGTCCACCTCCAGTGTAACGCATGGTCATCTTACCAGTATTGTTACGACCGCCTTTCTTTGAAAGGCCTACAGTAAGGCTTTTCTCAGGTTTGTTGGTAGTAATCTCTTCAAAATTGTTTACAATTCTGAATCTCTGTCCTGGGGTGATAGGTTTTAATTTTCTAACAGACATTACTATTATTTATAAATTATTAATTAGTTGCAAATACATCAATAAATTCACCTTCTACAAGCTGAACCATTGCTTTTTTCAATTTGTTGGTTTTCCCAACTTGAAGTCCTTTTTTAGTGTACTTAGCAGAAACTTTAGGAGCATAAATCATTGTTCTTACATCTGCTACCTTTACACCATAAGCTTCTTCCACCGCTTGTTTGATTTGGATTTTATTCGCTTTAGTATCTACTAAGAAACTGTAAACGCCTCTCAAATCAGACAAATTAGAAGCCTTTTCTGAAATAATTGGTTTTATGATTACTGACATGATTTATTTTCTTAAATTTTCTTGAAACTTTTCTACCGCACCTTCTAAGAATACAACTTCTCCTGCATTTACTAAGTCATAAGAAGAAATTTCATTGAAATTCATTACTTTAGCCTTAGGTAAATTTCTTGAAGACAAGTACACATTCTTGTTAGCTTCTCCTAGTACAAATAAAGACTTCTTACCTTCTAATCCTAATGCATTTACCACATTGATAAATTCTTTAGTTTTAGGAGTTTCAAAAGAAAAATCTTCTAATACCTTAACATTGTTATCTCTCATTTTTTGAGAAAGAACAGATTTTTTAGCCAATCTCTTAAGTGCTTTATTTAACTTAAATCTATAATCTCTTGGCTTAGGACCAAAAACTCTACCTCCACCTTTGAATACAGGAGACTTGATATCCCCGTATCTAGCAGAACCAGAACCTTTTTGCTTCTTAAGCTTTTTAGTAGAAGCTGTAATTTCACTTCTTTCCTTAGCCTTATGAGTTCCTTGACGCTGTGCAGCAAGATACTGCTTTATCTCTAAGTAAACCGCGTGCTGATTTGGCTCTATTCCGAAGATAGCCTCATCTAAAGACACTTTTCTTCCGGTTTCTTTCCCTTGAATATTTAATACTACTAGTTCCATCTTCTGATAATTACATAAGAATTTTTAGCTCCCGGAACAGCACCTTTTACCACTAAAAGATTTTGTTCTTCATCTACTTTTAACACTTGAAGGTTCTGAACAGTTACCTGCTTACCTCCCATTCTACCAGCCATTCTTAAGCCCTTAAATACTCTTGATGGGTCTGAACCCGCACCAATAGAACCTGGAGCTCTCAATCTGTTGTGCTGCCCGTGAGTAGCCTGCATTACACCGCCGAAACCATGTCTTTTAACTACCCCTTGAAATCCTTTACCTTTAGAAGTACCTGTAACATCTACATACTCTCCTTCTGAGAATAATTTAACAGTTACTTCATCTCCTACTTGCAAATTATCGAACCCATGGTGGAATTCGTGCAATTTAGCCTTAGGAGTTGAACCAGCCTTTTTAAAATGACCAGCCAATGCCTTACCGACATTCTTCTCACTCTTGTCATCGAAACCTAACTGATAGCCTACATAGCCATCTTTTTCTACGGTTCTGACCTGTAAAACCGAACATGGACCTGCTTGAATAACAGTACAAGGAATATTTTTCCCAGACTCATCAAACAACGAAGTCATTCCGATTTTTTTTCCAATAATACCTGACATTATTAAAAATTAAAATTATTATTATTTAATTAAATTTCAATTACTTAAATCAAAAACTCAATATTTACCAATGAGAAAAAGACATACTTTTCCCAAAAATTGAGTGTGCAAATATACAAAGATTTTTTTTACTGACAAACAATAAGTTAAATTTTTACTCCAACCTTAATTTATTTATTATAAAAGATTTACCTCATCGCAAAAACTCCGCTTAAAGTTCAAAAAAATCATTTATTCTGACGTGTAATTCAATTACTAAATCTCGCCTTTTATAATGTTTTAGAAATCCTTATATTTGTTGAATGGAAATAGTAATTATAGGTTCTGGCAATGTGGCGTTCCACCTCAATAATGCTTTTCATGAAGCAAACATAAAGGTTTCTCAACTATTTGGACGAAACGAGGAAGCCTTAAAACTCATGTCTGAAACTACACAAGTCCCCTATTCCATCAATACTCTACGAAATGCCGACCTATACATTATTTGTGTAAAAGATGATGTTATAGCAGAAGTTTCACAAATTATTAAAAATGAAAACGCATTGGTAGTACACACTTCTGGCTCTATGCCTAAAGATGTTTTAGAAGGAAATCACAGAAAGGGGTGCTTTTATCCATTGCAAACTTTTTCTAAAAGTAAAGTTCTTGATTACACAGAAATTCCGTTTTTTATAGAGGCTGAAAATCCACAAGATTTAGATATTCTGAAAAATTTAGCCCTCAGAATTTCTCCTAGAGTTCAAGAGGCAGATTATGAGAAAAGAAAATACATACACCTCACCGCCGTATTTGCGTGCAACTTTGTAAACCACCTCTATGCTAGAGCAAAAGAGATAGCCGACAGCCAAAATATTCCGTTCAATTACTTCATTCCTCTTATAGAGGAGACTATGGACAAAATCTATTACCTAGACCCGAAGAAAGCCCAAACAGGTCCTGCGGTAAGAAATGATACTAGAGTTTTAGAACTTCACAGGCAATTGATAACAGATGAAACTCAATTAGGGATATACAATTTAATGAATCAATCTATAAAAAAAATGTATGAGTTATAAACAAAATTTAAGTAAAATAAAGGCCTTCGTATTTGATGTAGATGGCGTTTTTACAGATGGTAGTATCTATCTAATGCCCGACGGTAGTATGTGCCGTACAATGAATGTTCTTGATGGCTATGCGGTAGTAAAGGCTGTAAAAAAAGGATACAAAATAGGCATCATTACAGGCGGAGACGACCCTATGGTAAAACATCGCTTGCATTATCTAGGCATCGTAGATTATTACCCTAAATCCTCAAAAAAAATCATAGATTATGAAGATTTCAAAAGCAAACACAATTTAAAAGACGAAGAAATTTTAACCATGGGAGACGATTTACCCGATATAGAAATGATGAAGGCTTCCGCTCTAAGCACCTGCCCACCGAATGCAGTGCCAGAAGTAAAAGCTATTGCAGATTATATCTCCCCTATTTATGGAGGTAAAGGTGCAGTAAGAGACGTTATCGAGCAAGTATTGAAAGTCCAAGGAAATTGGCAAGAAGACGATACTCGCTCAATATAAAAAACAAGGACGATTCAATGAAATTATATTTAGCATCACAATCTCCAAGAAGGAAAGAGCTTTTAAATCAACTAGGCTTTGACTTTGAGATTGTTTCTATAAATTGTGATGAAATCTACCCAAGTGATTTAGAAATAGACAAGGTAGCGGGTTTCCTTTCGGAACTAAAAGCCAATGCATTCCGCCCTCTTTCCGAAGGAGAGGTTTTATTAACTGCAGATACCATCGTTACTTTTGATAATAAAGTTTTAGGGAAACCAAAAAATGAAGCCGAAGCAAAAAAAATGCTCAAAAGACTTTCGGATAATAGTCATAATGTTTACACTTCGGTTTGCATCAAAACTTCCACAAAAACCTTAACACTAACCGATAAATCTACAGTGTACTTTTCTCACCTGACCGATGAGGAAATTTCCTACTATATAGAAAACTATAAGCCCTACGACAAAGCTGGAGCTTACGGCATACAAGAGTGGCTAGGTATGGCTAAAATAGAAAAAGTAGAAGGTAGTTTTTATACTATTATGGGGTTACCTACTCACTTGGTTTATCAACAATTAAGTGCTTTAAATACTATTCTTTCTGTTAAAAAATAGTATTTTTACACAAATTTTCTCGAAGCCTAACAATAAAAGAGGCTTTGTGTAGTTAAAACATCAAATGAAAAAGTACAGCTATTTTTTAATTATATTGGCACTTGCCGTTGCTTGTTCTCCTAGAAAGAATACTTTTGTTAATAGGAATTATCAAAACTTTTATGCCTATTACAACACCCTATTCAATAGTAAAGATGCTTTAGAAAGTGAACTTAACACACGTAAAAATAGTCATCAAGATAATTTCTACCAACCTTATATTAAACTACTCACTTTTGATAACGACCACGAAGTAGAAAGTGAAAAAAGCACATCGGACACTCAAAATGCTCCATTTGCGGCAGGAGCTTCCTCTATATCTTATAACTCTCCTAACAGTAAGAAAGGAATGTCCGTTCTTGAAATATCAGAAGCTAAAGCATTAAAAACCATAGAACAACACTCTATGCTTTTCGATGGAAAAGAAAAAAACAAAAGAATATTTGAAGCTCAAATTATGCTTGCAAAAGCAAGAATGTATCAAGAAAAATACCTAGAAGCCTTAGATGCTCTTAATTATATTTTTTCTCACATGAAAGAGGACAAAAGATTGCCTCTCGCTAAAATATATGAAGCCAAAATTTTCTCTTTAATGAAAGACCATTACAAAGCTAATGAGATTTTTATGGCTCTAAAAGAGGAGAAACTAAGCAAAAATAACAAAAAATTATTAAGTCTTTTCTACGCAGAAAGTTTGCTTCAATCAGGGCAAAAAGAGGCTGCCGTAGAAGAATTAGCCCAAGCCTATGCTCTAAATAAA
Coding sequences within:
- the rpmD gene encoding 50S ribosomal protein L30; translation: MATIKVKQVRSAIGRTKTQKRTLEALGLRKLHQVVEHEATPAILGMVAAVQHLVEVQK
- the rpsE gene encoding 30S ribosomal protein S5 — its product is MLGLDNIERVKPGGLELVDRLVAVNRVTKVTKGGRAFGFSAIVVVGNEDGVIGYGLGKSKEVASAISKAVEDAKKNLVKVPVVNHTIPHETTARYGGANIFLRPASHGTGLIAGGAVRAVLESAGVHDILSKSKGSSNPHNVVKATFKALLDIRRPEEIARMRGVTLSKVFNG
- the rplR gene encoding 50S ribosomal protein L18, which codes for MALSKEQKRLRIKRRVRGKVSGTQAAPRLSVFKSNKEIYAQLIDDKEGKTLVQASSREKGFDAKGTKVEISTAVGKAIAQKAIAAGYEKVVFDRNGFVYHGRVKALADGAREGGLKF
- the rplF gene encoding 50S ribosomal protein L6 codes for the protein MSRIGKAIITIPSGVTITEKDGVVTVKGPKGELTQELTGGITIEQNDGVLTVNRPSESKQHKALHGLYRALINNMVVGTSEGFTKKLELVGVGYRASNQGQRLELALGFSHGIILELPSEVQVETVTEKGKNPIITLSSYDKQLLGMVAAKIRSFRKPEPYKGKGVRFVGEQIRRKAGKSA
- the rpsH gene encoding 30S ribosomal protein S8; translation: MVTDPISDFLTRVRNAQSAGHKVVEIPASKIKKEITKILFDQGYILNYKFEDNAVQGTIKIALKYDKQTGKPAIKSIQRASRPGLRQYKGSAELPRVLNGLGVAIISTSKGVMTDKKARLEKVGGEVICYVY
- the rpsN gene encoding 30S ribosomal protein S14, yielding MAKESMKARERKREALVAKYAAKRKALKEAGDYEALQKLPKNASPVRLHNRCKLTGRPRGYMRTFGISRVTFREMANQGLIPGVKKASW
- the rplE gene encoding 50S ribosomal protein L5 codes for the protein MEYIARPKKLYKEKIVPAMMEEFGYKSVMQVPKLEKIVVSQGLGAATADKKIVDYAVEELTAITGQKAVGTLSKKDEASFKLRKGMPIGAKVTLRADKMYEFLDRLTSSALPRIRDFNGIKADGFDGRGNYNLGITEQIIFPEIVIDKVKKIQGMDITFVTSARTDKEAKALLTHFGLPFKKN
- the rplX gene encoding 50S ribosomal protein L24; protein product: MTKVKIKRGDNVIVTTGKNKGSKGEVLEVIRKEGKDPRVIVAGVNIVKKHTKPSAANPQGGIVEKEASLHISNVALMDENGKATRVGYKMEGDKKVRVAKTTGKTL
- the rplN gene encoding 50S ribosomal protein L14 — its product is MLQTESRLKVADNTGAKEVLVIRVLGGTKRRYASVGDKIVVTIKDSTPTGNAKKGQVSKAVVVRTKKAVRRKDGSYISFDDNACVLLNAAGEMRGTRVFGPVARELRDKEYMKIISLAPEVL
- the rpsQ gene encoding 30S ribosomal protein S17, producing the protein MERNLRKERIGVVSSNKMEKTIVVSETMKMKHPMYGKFVLKTKKYTAHDENNECNEGDTVLIQETRPLSKNKRWRLVRIIERAK
- the rpmC gene encoding 50S ribosomal protein L29, which gives rise to MKKAEIKNLSVEDLKSKLVEVKATYGKLKLAHRISPIENPIQIRDLRKTIARLETELTNKQ
- the rplP gene encoding 50S ribosomal protein L16; this translates as MLQPRRTKFRKVHKMKMKGNANRGHRLAYGTFGIKATEGAWITARQIEAARIAATRYMKREGQLWIKIFPDKPVTKKPAEVRMGKGKGAVEYWVAVVKPGKIMFEVGGVPYEVAKEALRLAAQKLPVVTKFVVANDFVKPR
- the rpsC gene encoding 30S ribosomal protein S3; this encodes MGQKTNPIGNRLGIIRGWDSNWFGGNDYGDRIAEDYKIRRYLEARLSKGGISRIYIDRTLKLVTVTITTARPGLIIGKGGQEVDKLKEELKKLTGKDVQINIFEIKRPELDAVLVADSVAKQIENRISYRRAVKMAIAGAMRMGAEGIKIQISGRLNGAEMARSESFKEGRIPLSTFRADIDYHIAEAHTTYGRLGVKVWIMKGEVYGKRELSPLVGTQKKSSGNKRRERK
- the rplV gene encoding 50S ribosomal protein L22, which translates into the protein MGKRKQDSAIARKAANQDVVKARLNDCPSSPRKMRLVADIIRGENVDKALYILRYSKKEASNKLEKLLLSAIANWQNKNEGADIEEANLFVKEIYVDSARQLKRLRPAPQGRGYRIRKRSNHVTLVLGSKTDNQ
- the rpsS gene encoding 30S ribosomal protein S19, with protein sequence MARSLKKGPFIHHSLEKKVQANIESGKKTVIKTWSRASMISPDMVGQTIAVHNGKSFIPVYVTENMVGHKLGEFSPTRSFRGHSGNKNKGSR
- the rplB gene encoding 50S ribosomal protein L2, giving the protein MSVRKLKPITPGQRFRIVNNFEEITTNKPEKSLTVGLSKKGGRNNTGKMTMRYTGGGHKRKYRIIDFKRNKFDVKATVKTVEYDPNRTAFIALLEYADGEKRYMIAPNGIKVGQTVVSGQTATPDVGNAMKLKDIPLGTVISCIELRPGQGAILARSAGSSAQLTSRDGKFAIVKLPSGESRMILVECMAMIGSVSNSDHQLTVSGKAGRSRWLGRRPRTRAVAMNPVDHPMGGGEGRSSGGHPRSRNGKPAKGYKTRKKNKVSNRYIVSKRK
- the rplW gene encoding 50S ribosomal protein L23 — its product is MSVIIKPIISEKASNLSDLRGVYSFLVDTKANKIQIKQAVEEAYGVKVADVRTMIYAPKVSAKYTKKGLQVGKTNKLKKAMVQLVEGEFIDVFATN
- the rplD gene encoding 50S ribosomal protein L4, coding for MELVVLNIQGKETGRKVSLDEAIFGIEPNQHAVYLEIKQYLAAQRQGTHKAKERSEITASTKKLKKQKGSGSARYGDIKSPVFKGGGRVFGPKPRDYRFKLNKALKRLAKKSVLSQKMRDNNVKVLEDFSFETPKTKEFINVVNALGLEGKKSLFVLGEANKNVYLSSRNLPKAKVMNFNEISSYDLVNAGEVVFLEGAVEKFQENLRK
- the rplC gene encoding 50S ribosomal protein L3, with the protein product MSGIIGKKIGMTSLFDESGKNIPCTVIQAGPCSVLQVRTVEKDGYVGYQLGFDDKSEKNVGKALAGHFKKAGSTPKAKLHEFHHGFDNLQVGDEVTVKLFSEGEYVDVTGTSKGKGFQGVVKRHGFGGVMQATHGQHNRLRAPGSIGAGSDPSRVFKGLRMAGRMGGKQVTVQNLQVLKVDEEQNLLVVKGAVPGAKNSYVIIRRWN
- a CDS encoding Rossmann-like and DUF2520 domain-containing protein; the encoded protein is MEIVIIGSGNVAFHLNNAFHEANIKVSQLFGRNEEALKLMSETTQVPYSINTLRNADLYIICVKDDVIAEVSQIIKNENALVVHTSGSMPKDVLEGNHRKGCFYPLQTFSKSKVLDYTEIPFFIEAENPQDLDILKNLALRISPRVQEADYEKRKYIHLTAVFACNFVNHLYARAKEIADSQNIPFNYFIPLIEETMDKIYYLDPKKAQTGPAVRNDTRVLELHRQLITDETQLGIYNLMNQSIKKMYEL